A window from Neodiprion fabricii isolate iyNeoFabr1 chromosome 2, iyNeoFabr1.1, whole genome shotgun sequence encodes these proteins:
- the LOC124175154 gene encoding beclin-1-like protein isoform X2, which translates to MQKLPSASLARDACSPCDWTRASITWGNTHSLNFHVVPIHQHSVGDLEHHSDSLEQLAPPFRLTESANGSNGFMLVGDSGETECLSHHLRVRATLFDILSSSSSADHPLCDECTDSLLMLMDQQLRLTEGEWSDYNEYLKQLESEQVQLDDDLELNNLVKELHDIKAEEERMIGELEALQREEAATRTAIAEQERERERLQGEEERYWKEYSRHRRDMMFAEDEFRSLENQVAYAASQLERLKKTNVFNATFHIWHSGHFGTINSFRLGRLPSAPVDWSEINAAWGQTTLLLTALARKMNLTFQRFRLVPFGNHSYIEVLDQHRELPLYGSGGFKFLWDTKFDAAMVAFLDCLQQFKEEVEKGDSGFCLPYRMDRGKIEDSATGNSYSIKIQFNSEEQWTKALKFLLTNLKWGLAWVSSQFTKDEAEH; encoded by the exons ATGCAAAAGCTACCGTCAGCTTCGCTTGCCAGAGATGCTTGCAGCCCTTGCGATTGGACACGAGCTTCAATCACCTGGGGGAACACACACTCGCTGAACTTTCACGTAG TTCCGATTCACCAACACTCTGTCGGAGATCTCGAACACCATAGCGATAGCTTAGAACAATTGGCTCCACCCTTTCGGTTGACCGAATCAGCTAATGGATCGAACGGATTTATGCTCGTCGGAGATTCGGGAGAAACTGAATGTCTGAGCCACCACCTTAGG GTCAGAGCAACGCTTTTTGATATACTGAGCAGTAGTAGCTCAGCTGATCATCCGCTATGTGACGAATGTACAGACAGCTTATTGATGTTGATGGATCAGCAGTTGAGATTAACAGAGGGAGAGTGGTCGGATTACAACGAATATTTAAAGCAATTGGAATCCGAACAGGTGCAGCTCGACGATGATCTTGAACTGAATAATCTCGTCAAAGAGTTGCATGACATCAAGGCAGAAGAGGAGAGAATGATTGGAGAGTTGGAGGCCTTGCAGAGAGAAGAGGCTGCCACTAGAACTGCGATAGCTGAGCAGGAAAGGGAACGAGAGCGATTACAGGGAGAGGAGGAACGCTACTGGAAAGAGTATTCCAGACACAGGAGAGACATGATGTTTGCCGAAGACGAATTCCGcag CTTGGAGAATCAAGTGGCTTACGCAGCTTCACAACTAGAGAGGCTGAAAAAGACGAACGTATTTAATGCCACATTCCATATTTGGCATTCCGGACATTTTGGAACGATAAATTCATTTCGGTTGGGTCGTCTACCTAGTGCTCCTGTAGACTGGAGCGAAATAAATGCAGCATGGGGTCAAACGACTCTCTTATTAACAGCCCTAGCCCGAAAGATGAATCTTACATTCCAGCGTTTTCGACTGGTCCCATTTGGTAATCATAGCTATATTGAAGTCCTCGATCAGCATAGAGAGCTCCCGTTGTATGGCAGTGgtggtttcaaatttttatgggACACAAAATTTGATGCTGCCATGGTTGCTTTTTTGGATTGCTTGCAACAGTTTAAGGAAGAGGTTGAAAAAGGTGACAGTGGCTTTTGCCTTCCCTACAGAATGGATCGTGGTAAAATTGAGGATTCTGCAACCGGAAATTCTTACTCAATCAA GATCCAATTCAATTCCGAAGAGCAATGGACCAAGgctctcaaatttttactgacCAATCTGAAGTGGGGTTTGGCCTGGGTCAGTTCCCAATTTACAAAAGATGAGGCTGAGCACTAG
- the LOC124175155 gene encoding uridine diphosphate glucose pyrophosphatase NUDT14-like, which produces MSEANTDRETKILREKMQDLKDVEIGPLPPNSPWVRPVRMQFRQAGKLKKWDLLRIHDSVAMIVFNVTQRKLIFVSQFRPAVFYASLPEKQGKVDLQQYPPSLGVTLELCAGIVDKDLPIAEIAREELLEECGYNAPVSNFVKLHTCRSGVGPTGAMETLFYVEVTDEMRVNSGGGSEVEGELIEVVELSVNEFKEYINRPSIQSPPEVLFAASWFFHNKPEHCS; this is translated from the exons ATGAGCGAGGCGAACACTGATCGGGAAACAAAGATCCTCAGAGAGAAGATGCAGGATCTGAAGGATGTAGAGATAGGTCCTCTGCCGCCAAACTCACCGTGGGTGAGGCCGGTGCGAATGCAATTCCGACAGGCAGGAAAACTGAAGAAATGGGATCTGCTCCGTATCCACGACTCCGTGGCCATGATCGTCTTCAACGTCACCCAGAGGAAACTTATATTCGTATCCCAGTTCCGTCCCGCCGTTTTCTATGCAAGTTTACCCGAGAAACAGGGCAAAGTTGACCTTCAGCAATACCCTCCGAGCCTTGGCGTTACGTTAGAACTTTGCGCAGGCATCGTAGACAAGGATCTACCCATCGCTGAGATCGCTAGGGAGGAATTGCTCGAGGAGTGCGGATATAACGCTCCTGTTTCCAACTTCGTTAAGCTCCACACATGCAG AAGTGGAGTCGGACCTACAGGAGCCATGGAAACACTCTTCTATGTAGAAGTTACAGACGAGATGCGAGTGAATTCTG GCGGGGGTTCGGAGGTTGAGGGTGAGCTGATCGAGGTGGTCGAATTGAGTGTAAACGAATTTAAGGAGTACATAAACCGTCCAAGCATCCAGAGTCCACCGGAAGTTTTATTTGCGGCATCCTGGTTTTTCCACAATAAACCAGAGCACTGTTCCTAA
- the LOC124175154 gene encoding beclin-1-like protein isoform X1, with the protein MMDAKATVSFACQRCLQPLRLDTSFNHLGEHTLAELSLPIHQHSVGDLEHHSDSLEQLAPPFRLTESANGSNGFMLVGDSGETECLSHHLRVRATLFDILSSSSSADHPLCDECTDSLLMLMDQQLRLTEGEWSDYNEYLKQLESEQVQLDDDLELNNLVKELHDIKAEEERMIGELEALQREEAATRTAIAEQERERERLQGEEERYWKEYSRHRRDMMFAEDEFRSLENQVAYAASQLERLKKTNVFNATFHIWHSGHFGTINSFRLGRLPSAPVDWSEINAAWGQTTLLLTALARKMNLTFQRFRLVPFGNHSYIEVLDQHRELPLYGSGGFKFLWDTKFDAAMVAFLDCLQQFKEEVEKGDSGFCLPYRMDRGKIEDSATGNSYSIKIQFNSEEQWTKALKFLLTNLKWGLAWVSSQFTKDEAEH; encoded by the exons ATGATGGATGCAAAAGCTACCGTCAGCTTCGCTTGCCAGAGATGCTTGCAGCCCTTGCGATTGGACACGAGCTTCAATCACCTGGGGGAACACACACTCGCTGAACTTTCAC TTCCGATTCACCAACACTCTGTCGGAGATCTCGAACACCATAGCGATAGCTTAGAACAATTGGCTCCACCCTTTCGGTTGACCGAATCAGCTAATGGATCGAACGGATTTATGCTCGTCGGAGATTCGGGAGAAACTGAATGTCTGAGCCACCACCTTAGG GTCAGAGCAACGCTTTTTGATATACTGAGCAGTAGTAGCTCAGCTGATCATCCGCTATGTGACGAATGTACAGACAGCTTATTGATGTTGATGGATCAGCAGTTGAGATTAACAGAGGGAGAGTGGTCGGATTACAACGAATATTTAAAGCAATTGGAATCCGAACAGGTGCAGCTCGACGATGATCTTGAACTGAATAATCTCGTCAAAGAGTTGCATGACATCAAGGCAGAAGAGGAGAGAATGATTGGAGAGTTGGAGGCCTTGCAGAGAGAAGAGGCTGCCACTAGAACTGCGATAGCTGAGCAGGAAAGGGAACGAGAGCGATTACAGGGAGAGGAGGAACGCTACTGGAAAGAGTATTCCAGACACAGGAGAGACATGATGTTTGCCGAAGACGAATTCCGcag CTTGGAGAATCAAGTGGCTTACGCAGCTTCACAACTAGAGAGGCTGAAAAAGACGAACGTATTTAATGCCACATTCCATATTTGGCATTCCGGACATTTTGGAACGATAAATTCATTTCGGTTGGGTCGTCTACCTAGTGCTCCTGTAGACTGGAGCGAAATAAATGCAGCATGGGGTCAAACGACTCTCTTATTAACAGCCCTAGCCCGAAAGATGAATCTTACATTCCAGCGTTTTCGACTGGTCCCATTTGGTAATCATAGCTATATTGAAGTCCTCGATCAGCATAGAGAGCTCCCGTTGTATGGCAGTGgtggtttcaaatttttatgggACACAAAATTTGATGCTGCCATGGTTGCTTTTTTGGATTGCTTGCAACAGTTTAAGGAAGAGGTTGAAAAAGGTGACAGTGGCTTTTGCCTTCCCTACAGAATGGATCGTGGTAAAATTGAGGATTCTGCAACCGGAAATTCTTACTCAATCAA GATCCAATTCAATTCCGAAGAGCAATGGACCAAGgctctcaaatttttactgacCAATCTGAAGTGGGGTTTGGCCTGGGTCAGTTCCCAATTTACAAAAGATGAGGCTGAGCACTAG
- the LOC124175649 gene encoding uncharacterized protein LOC124175649 yields the protein MDACGTCVGSKEEQLYMVELLVDKLNLSPDKVREAGTAPLSVHLKFVDFPAFEISQAEFVTAKKQSDKDASLNSDRKTGAEGLVDFSAGKSCLFTKQPRDLVQAMQSQPLKIGVYKTREKVPCEPPKGDKPICETQVPLSGCLCDQVAMAMNDAGHLPKPYTLKNTYNLIDYQGKPSGTIAIFLRLSCFGKSIVTHFAFQERSFLFKSPQSSDEFQCTRVPPDPEVLARKANQVKDKICVPPGGTEQEEDPLPRPRDVVGLALICQELARRDGGPANLDPPISAPSTAPRVGMNRPSFEKLTSAEKLNDRDYRGLVYRAYPNQPTCACAPGGNFLKGITGDVPCTGAACGGGCCVGTRRFDPPANDHHGGGKNMPCYTGNCCSGTPWVPGGGSRLRGGGCCDGNYSRNGQQRGGSVAQIMTKTTTNRCSTGNTGIPAQPIEALMTGACSVPQAGENAKKSSGCGCQGKSGGGEMPMRAAIGKDGGSCTKRPCLGIDCLLRAFKETQEFVDSIGKVPGLAGLGLPDPSESPYFGRDRDTSCSPKKPPGSRASPYTSAASVNSPAKNQPVGVKTTPGFPSPYTVAMAGRTGVVREAVSSFPETGSFGSTRAKKKDEKSDKQSELLPLPPLEIELGPCGEPRCRSRRKKPREEAHGPEAQGGATLSKKFPAQVRPASGGGSSKTNGGTGGGARPVSRGKQPKGPHAVPGPAGDRAHSGSKSYVKVSRRVMKFVYTAGASYPGINYGHKNCLDARMRVPANMGWLWNTNEVVGRLKPRLGWKPGAISRYMNELLRQAKMAGNANSRPGSSSSRSKKGKMLKNKSRSSPSIHKSQGTGKKKDEEEEVELPPTLHIHRKDGTYYVTMYPIKQETMEVPQLQEPMKPLQFKITKNKDDASIASSSTASDMEIEFSPPAAVNRYRKKPNVIHVDTQVKQQEILDAFKPPGSKKGKGDGKGTGKKGKKK from the coding sequence ATGGACGCGTGCGGTACGTGCGTTGGCTCGAAAGAGGAACAACTCTACATGGTGGAGCTGCTCGTTGACAAGTTGAACCTCAGCCCGGACAAGGTACGGGAAGCTGGTACCGCACCTTTGTCCGTACATCTCAAGTTCGTCGACTTTCCAGCATTCGAGATCAGCCAGGCGGAATTCGTCACGGCCAAGAAGCAGAGCGACAAGGATGCGTCGTTGAACTCGGACAGAAAAACGGGGGCGGAGGGTCTTGTGGATTTCAGCGCTGGAAAGTCGTGTCTCTTCACAAAGCAGCCGCGAGACTTGGTGCAGGCGATGCAATCGCAGCCTCTCAAGATCGGTGTTTACAAAACGAGGGAAAAAGTTCCGTGTGAGCCTCCGAAAGGCGACAAACCGATTTGCGAAACGCAGGTACCGCTGTCCGGGTGTCTTTGCGACCAAGTGGCAATGGCCATGAACGATGCGGGACATCTGCCCAAACCCTACACCCTCAAGAACACCTACAACCTGATCGACTACCAGGGCAAACCCTCGGGTACCATAGCGATATTCCTCAGACTCTCCTGCTTCGGGAAGTCGATCGTGACTCACTTCGCCTTCCAGGAGCGATCCTTCCTCTTCAAAAGTCCGCAGTCCAGCGACGAGTTCCAGTGCACCAGGGTGCCACCCGACCCGGAGGTACTCGCCCGAAAGGCGAACCAGGTCAAGGACAAGATCTGCGTCCCCCCGGGCGGCACGGAGCAAGAAGAAGACCCTCTGCCGAGACCTCGAGACGTCGTTGGGCTGGCTCTGATCTGTCAGGAGCTGGCGAGGAGGGACGGAGGCCCGGCGAACCTCGACCCGCCCATAAGTGCGCCATCGACGGCACCGAGGGTCGGCATGAACCGTCCGAGCTTCGAGAAATTAACCAGCGCCGAGAAGCTGAACGATCGGGATTACAGGGGGCTGGTGTACCGCGCCTACCCGAATCAGCCGACGTGCGCTTGTGCCCCGGGGGGAAACTTCCTGAAAGGTATAACCGGGGACGTTCCGTGCACGGGGGCGGCCTGCGGGGGCGGCTGCTGCGTCGGCACGAGGCGTTTCGACCCTCCGGCAAATGATCATCACGGCGGCGGTAAAAACATGCCGTGTTACACGGGAAATTGCTGTTCCGGAACGCCGTGGGTTCCCGGAGGAGGCTCACGGCTGCGGGGCGGTGGCTGCTGCGACGGAAATTATTCGAGGAACGGCCAACAGCGAGGTGGCAGCGTCGCGCAAATAATGACGAAGACGACGACAAATCGTTGTTCGACCGGCAACACTGGCATCCCAGCACAGCCGATCGAGGCCCTGATGACGGGGGCATGCAGCGTTCCTCAGGCCGGAGAAAACGCGAAAAAATCGTCTGGTTGCGGTTGCCAGGGGAAAAGCGGGGGCGGCGAAATGCCGATGAGAGCAGCAATCGGCAAAGATGGCGGTTCCTGCACGAAGAGACCCTGCCTCGGCATCGATTGCCTGCTGCGGGCGTTCAAGGAGACCCAAGAGTTCGTCGACTCGATCGGAAAGGTGCCCGGACTGGCGGGCCTCGGGCTTCCCGATCCCTCGGAGAGCCCGTATTTCGGTCGGGACCGCGACACCAGCTGCTCCCCGAAGAAGCCACCGGGGTCCAGAGCGTCCCCGTACACGAGCGCAGCGAGCGTTAATTCACCGGCGAAAAACCAGCCCGTGGGGGTGAAAACGACCCCCGGATTCCCGAGCCCTTACACGGTTGCGATGGCCGGGCGAACCGGCGTCGTCCGCGAAGCGGTATCCTCGTTTCCGGAAACCGGCTCGTTCGGCTCGACACGTGCCAAGAAGAAAGACGAGAAGTCCGACAAACAGTCGGAACTGCTGCCCCTGCCTCCGCTGGAGATCGAGTTGGGCCCCTGCGGAGAACCGAGGTGTAGATCCCGCAGGAAGAAGCCTCGGGAGGAGGCCCACGGCCCCGAGGCTCAGGGCGGGGCTACGCTGTCGAAGAAGTTTCCGGCGCAGGTGAGGCCCGCCAGCGGGGGAGGCTCGTCCAAGACAAACGGTGGCACCGGGGGCGGCGCAAGGCCCGTCAGCAGGGGCAAACAGCCGAAAGGGCCGCACGCGGTTCCGGGCCCCGCTGGAGACCGGGCTCACTCGGGTTCCAAGTCGTACGTCAAGGTGAGCAGACGGGTGATGAAGTTCGTTTACACGGCCGGTGCTTCCTACCCGGGGATTAACTACGGGCACAAAAACTGCCTCGACGCGAGGATGAGGGTGCCGGCGAATATGGGGTGGCTGTGGAACACGAACGAGGTTGTAGGGAGGCTGAAACCCCGGCTCGGGTGGAAACCCGGGGCAATATCGAGGTACATGAACGAGCTGCTGCGACAGGCGAAGATGGCGGGCAACGCGAACAGCAGGCCCGGAAGCTCGTCGTCGAGGAGCAAGAAGGGGAAAATGCTGAAGAACAAGAGCAGGAGCTCGCCGTCGATACACAAAAGCCAGGGGACGGGGAAGAagaaggacgaggaggaggaggtcgAGCTGCCACCCACTTTGCACATTCACCGAAAGGACGGCACATACTACGTGACTATGTATCCGATAAAGCAGGAGACTATGGAGGTCCCGCAGCTCCAGGAACCGATGAAACCCCTGCAGTTTAAAATAACGAAGAATAAGGACGACGCCTCGATCGCCTCCAGCTCGACCGCGTCTGACatggaaattgaattctctcCACCGGCTGCGGTCAATCGCTACCGTAAAAAACCCAATGTGATACACGTAGACACGCAGGTCAAGCAACAGGAAATACTAGACGCGTTTAAGCCCCCGGGCAGCAAAAAGGGCAAAGGGGATGGGAAAGGAACGGgcaagaaaggaaagaagaaataa